The candidate division WOR-3 bacterium genome includes a window with the following:
- a CDS encoding TonB-dependent receptor, with amino-acid sequence MCLLKVILVTAFLISTLSAFHGAVEGKVTDALNSPLPGAHIYLENLSVGTTSDSLGNYFLELPMHGAFRVIYQFIGFKPETVTVFVEHGQRVKNNVQLKKSAIPLPAVETKVQREVIHEAKGPTPIVVIPKRAAEEAGKGTIGEAAALESGIQLQKRCSACEASEVSIQGLPGRFSLILLDGMPLFSNLASRYILDLVPIEFVERIEVLKGASGAFWGSDAVAGALNLILPEPARTLEARASYTRRSYGNDVSASLGSNLNPVSLSFIGAHGDRYFVDLNHDEIAENTAYRRDLLLATVRYFPGTHWRFSTGASFGDELRRGGAIVPDSEYGVNPLAEKVHTRRWDLWHSTSFTKENKELKLRLAGSQHQEDGIIETANYSAFQTTVYGELTGGIEKTNAGVVFSQQHLRDSRLFVSYNEFNTGIWASGKNLSLPLGIIGNDFLPALRVDFNSDYGTIVSPYGALKLFLGPLDLNIAAGTGFRTPTIIFESMENIPAGYKYTIRRDANLTRESSSSLQVGAARRLLTKSFIADLRLNFFRHRVANFITAKLDGLDSISKRAVFYYYNLDEVAYSTGAELTTNISFNGNLSATINAFYLVPKTAAHEILPFVKRWAINYSAAYRLRYWNTELSITGEVNGPMMVQAVHGMDSVYHYNSPVYAVMNLRLAKELGVFRLALGINNVWDYYQPPLQHHQEIEYYWGPIIGREFYASITVNL; translated from the coding sequence ATGTGCCTTTTGAAAGTTATACTCGTAACAGCATTCTTGATATCAACCCTCAGCGCTTTCCATGGAGCGGTTGAAGGTAAGGTTACCGATGCTTTAAACTCACCGCTCCCCGGAGCCCATATCTATCTGGAAAACCTCTCAGTTGGTACAACCAGCGACAGCCTGGGAAACTATTTCCTGGAACTACCGATGCACGGAGCGTTCCGGGTGATATACCAGTTTATTGGTTTCAAACCGGAAACAGTGACGGTGTTCGTTGAGCATGGGCAAAGAGTGAAAAATAATGTTCAACTTAAAAAGAGTGCGATTCCGCTACCAGCGGTTGAAACTAAGGTACAGCGCGAGGTTATACACGAGGCAAAAGGACCCACACCCATCGTCGTCATTCCTAAAAGGGCTGCCGAAGAAGCCGGGAAAGGTACAATAGGTGAGGCAGCCGCATTAGAGAGTGGTATCCAGTTACAAAAACGTTGTAGCGCCTGCGAAGCAAGCGAAGTATCAATTCAAGGACTACCCGGCCGTTTTTCCCTAATTCTCCTTGACGGTATGCCGCTTTTTTCCAATCTTGCCTCTCGCTATATTCTTGACCTCGTTCCAATTGAGTTTGTAGAGCGCATTGAGGTGCTTAAAGGTGCATCTGGTGCTTTTTGGGGAAGCGATGCGGTTGCAGGGGCGCTCAATCTCATTCTGCCTGAACCCGCCCGAACTCTGGAAGCAAGAGCAAGTTATACCAGACGCAGTTATGGCAATGACGTTTCGGCGAGCCTTGGGAGTAATTTGAATCCAGTGTCCTTAAGCTTTATCGGGGCGCATGGAGACAGATATTTTGTCGACCTGAATCATGATGAAATAGCCGAAAATACCGCATATCGACGCGACCTACTGCTTGCTACTGTCCGCTACTTTCCCGGTACCCACTGGCGGTTTAGTACCGGTGCCTCCTTTGGCGATGAATTGCGCCGGGGTGGCGCAATTGTTCCTGATTCTGAATACGGAGTCAATCCGTTAGCAGAAAAGGTCCACACCCGACGTTGGGATTTGTGGCACAGTACCAGCTTCACTAAAGAAAATAAGGAACTAAAACTCCGATTAGCCGGTTCCCAGCACCAGGAAGATGGGATAATAGAAACCGCCAATTATTCAGCATTCCAGACAACGGTTTACGGCGAACTTACCGGCGGTATCGAAAAGACAAATGCCGGGGTCGTTTTTTCTCAACAGCATCTGAGAGACAGTCGTCTATTTGTGTCTTATAACGAGTTTAACACCGGCATCTGGGCATCAGGGAAAAACTTAAGTTTACCTTTAGGTATAATTGGTAACGACTTTCTGCCTGCATTAAGGGTTGACTTTAACTCTGACTACGGAACGATTGTTTCGCCTTACGGGGCGTTGAAACTGTTTTTGGGACCGCTCGATTTAAACATTGCTGCTGGCACCGGTTTTCGCACACCAACCATTATTTTTGAAAGTATGGAAAACATCCCTGCCGGTTATAAATATACCATCCGGCGTGATGCGAATTTAACCCGCGAATCATCTTCGTCTCTGCAAGTAGGCGCTGCCCGCAGACTGTTAACCAAATCTTTTATCGCCGACCTCAGACTAAATTTTTTCCGCCACCGGGTGGCGAATTTCATAACCGCAAAGTTAGACGGTCTCGATAGCATTAGTAAACGAGCGGTGTTTTATTACTACAACCTCGATGAAGTGGCATATTCTACTGGAGCAGAGCTCACCACTAATATATCATTCAATGGGAACCTTTCGGCGACTATTAACGCCTTTTATCTGGTGCCGAAAACTGCTGCCCACGAAATACTTCCTTTTGTTAAACGCTGGGCAATCAATTACTCTGCCGCCTATCGGTTACGCTACTGGAACACAGAACTCAGCATTACGGGGGAAGTTAATGGGCCAATGATGGTTCAGGCGGTTCATGGCATGGATAGCGTTTACCATTACAATTCACCTGTATACGCTGTGATGAATCTCCGGTTAGCAAAGGAATTGGGCGTCTTTCGCCTTGCACTGGGAATAAACAATGTCTGGGATTACTATCAGCCACCACTTCAGCACCACCAGGAAATTGAATACTACTGGGGACCGATTATCGGGCGGGAGTTTTATGCATCGATAACAGTAAATCTCTAA
- the chrA gene encoding chromate efflux transporter codes for MSSSQDTDNTKPVSLKQIGLTFFKVGLIGFGGGPGMLAIIRQEVVEKKKWIGDEELATAVAMGQMLPGPFVSNYAEYIGYRLAGIKGMVCAAVALLLPGFILMCALGILYFRFGTLPLIAKIFAGIQPVVAGILAWATWSIGRSNIKSLKGVIIGTIAAIALFFKGDVLLVVLGCGVLGIVLSGIKPKKTPPIMTLTPVPFLITTASSLGPSIQKAGELALVFFKMGTVIFGGGFAAIPFLQHEVVQLRGWLTMQEFVDAVALGQMTPGPVAIMATFIGFKVLGLPGALIATIGTFLPSALMLLGLIHAYNRIRGNTWAQAFLSGVMPAVCGMLLVSTVFIAKTTLTGLVPALIAVITLILLLRFRVEPIWLLLAGAILGLILP; via the coding sequence GTGAGCAGTTCACAAGACACCGATAACACCAAACCGGTCTCATTAAAACAAATTGGCTTGACCTTCTTTAAAGTCGGCTTAATCGGCTTTGGCGGCGGACCTGGAATGCTGGCAATCATCCGCCAGGAGGTTGTTGAAAAGAAAAAGTGGATTGGCGATGAGGAACTCGCAACCGCGGTGGCGATGGGTCAGATGTTACCCGGTCCTTTCGTCTCTAATTACGCCGAATATATTGGCTATCGCCTTGCCGGCATAAAAGGGATGGTTTGTGCTGCGGTCGCCCTGCTTTTACCCGGCTTTATTCTGATGTGTGCCCTTGGCATCCTCTATTTCCGCTTTGGTACGCTGCCTTTGATTGCAAAAATCTTTGCCGGTATCCAACCGGTGGTTGCCGGCATCCTTGCCTGGGCAACCTGGTCTATTGGCAGGTCAAATATCAAGAGTTTAAAGGGAGTAATAATTGGCACAATCGCCGCAATTGCGCTCTTTTTCAAAGGTGATGTCCTGCTCGTTGTTCTCGGTTGTGGGGTACTGGGAATCGTCCTGTCTGGCATTAAGCCCAAGAAAACCCCTCCAATTATGACCCTGACACCAGTTCCCTTTCTTATCACTACCGCCAGTTCTTTAGGACCGTCAATTCAGAAAGCGGGCGAACTGGCGCTGGTCTTCTTCAAAATGGGAACCGTCATCTTTGGCGGTGGGTTTGCCGCCATCCCATTTTTACAGCATGAAGTGGTCCAGTTACGGGGCTGGCTTACAATGCAGGAGTTCGTCGATGCGGTCGCGCTCGGTCAGATGACCCCAGGACCGGTCGCAATTATGGCAACCTTCATCGGGTTCAAAGTGCTCGGCTTGCCCGGTGCCCTCATCGCGACCATTGGAACATTTCTACCCTCTGCCCTGATGCTTCTCGGCTTGATTCACGCCTACAACCGGATAAGAGGAAACACCTGGGCACAGGCGTTTCTCAGCGGGGTTATGCCAGCGGTCTGCGGTATGCTTCTGGTGTCAACCGTTTTTATTGCCAAAACCACCTTAACCGGACTGGTTCCGGCGCTCATTGCCGTTATCACCCTGATTTTGCTGTTGCGTTTCCGGGTTGAGCCAATCTGGCTCCTTCTCGCCGGCGCGATTTTAGGACTGATTTTACCTTGA
- the galE gene encoding UDP-glucose 4-epimerase GalE, with protein MKVLVTGGAGYIGSVTSLLLAESGCDVVVFDNLKGGHRSAVLPPVRLVPGDLADADLIDRIIKAEKPDCVMHFAALIAVGESVEKPDLYFYNNVGCGLNLLNAVGRNRVPRFIFSSTAAVYGTPHDVPVTEAAPLQPENPYGETKRFFEELLKVYARIYRFSYCILRYFNVAGAYKGLGEDHRPETHLIPRILRSVLHPGETFEIYGADYPTRDGTCVRDYIHIYDLARAHLFALRALKEENLLFNLGSENGYTVKEVFATCEKVVGEKINYRIAPRRHGDVPVLIASSAKIKRELGWKPEKTLEDMVRDAWEWHKTHPRGYLD; from the coding sequence ATGAAGGTTTTAGTTACCGGTGGTGCGGGCTATATTGGCAGCGTTACCAGTTTACTTTTAGCCGAATCCGGTTGTGATGTTGTGGTGTTTGACAACCTGAAAGGCGGGCATCGTTCCGCAGTTTTGCCGCCAGTGCGGCTGGTTCCGGGTGACCTTGCTGATGCCGATTTGATTGACCGGATAATTAAAGCGGAAAAACCGGACTGTGTGATGCACTTTGCGGCTTTGATTGCGGTTGGTGAGTCGGTGGAAAAGCCCGATTTGTACTTTTACAACAATGTGGGTTGCGGGCTCAATCTGTTGAATGCGGTAGGCAGAAACCGGGTGCCGCGATTTATTTTCTCCTCAACCGCGGCGGTTTACGGCACACCGCACGATGTGCCTGTGACAGAAGCCGCGCCCTTGCAACCGGAAAATCCGTACGGTGAGACCAAGAGGTTTTTTGAAGAGTTGTTAAAGGTGTATGCCCGCATCTACCGGTTTTCCTATTGCATCCTGCGTTACTTCAATGTTGCCGGTGCGTATAAAGGGCTGGGTGAAGACCATAGGCCCGAAACCCATCTGATTCCGCGGATTTTGCGCTCGGTTCTGCATCCAGGCGAGACCTTTGAGATTTACGGTGCGGACTATCCGACCCGGGACGGCACCTGTGTGCGGGACTACATCCACATCTATGACCTGGCACGGGCGCATCTTTTCGCCTTGAGGGCGCTAAAAGAGGAAAACCTTTTGTTCAACCTTGGGTCGGAAAACGGTTATACCGTCAAAGAGGTTTTTGCCACCTGTGAAAAGGTGGTGGGTGAGAAAATTAACTATCGGATTGCGCCCCGCCGGCACGGCGATGTGCCGGTACTGATTGCCTCTTCGGCAAAGATTAAAAGAGAACTGGGCTGGAAGCCGGAGAAAACGCTCGAAGATATGGTGCGTGATGCCTGGGAGTGGCACAAAACACACCCCCGGGGTTATTTAGATTGA
- a CDS encoding aspartate-semialdehyde dehydrogenase, with protein MKKVGIAGATGLVGETLISLLESGPYKIDELRLFASEKSAGRKVQFRDKEIEVKTLTVDGFKGLDIAFFCVENELARQFVPEVAKFCPVIDKSSEFRLKEDVPLVVPEVNPDAVKEHKNIIGNPNCTTIPLVVAVNPLHQEFGLKEIFLATYQSVSGAGRAAVEQLYYESEFFCVQRQPDTEGSPFPVQIVDNVIPWIGGGDRSGMSGEEQKTVLETRKILGLADLKINSTCVRVPITVGHSLAVTCRFENKVNRERALELLKKAPGVVLKEGIEPLTPLHCRGKNEVFVSRVRQGANENDLNLWIVADNLYKGAATNALQIAELLFKS; from the coding sequence ATGAAAAAGGTTGGTATTGCAGGAGCAACCGGTCTCGTTGGCGAAACGCTAATCAGCCTTCTGGAATCAGGACCATATAAAATTGATGAATTAAGGCTTTTCGCCTCGGAGAAGAGTGCCGGGAGAAAGGTGCAGTTTCGGGATAAGGAAATTGAGGTTAAGACCCTAACGGTTGACGGGTTCAAAGGGCTGGACATCGCCTTTTTCTGTGTTGAGAACGAACTGGCGCGGCAGTTTGTGCCCGAGGTGGCGAAGTTCTGTCCGGTGATTGACAAGTCAAGCGAGTTCCGGCTGAAAGAGGATGTGCCGCTTGTGGTGCCCGAGGTTAATCCCGACGCAGTTAAAGAGCACAAAAACATCATCGGCAATCCTAACTGCACAACGATTCCGCTCGTGGTTGCGGTCAATCCCCTGCACCAGGAGTTCGGGTTAAAAGAGATTTTTCTTGCTACCTATCAGTCGGTATCGGGTGCGGGTCGGGCAGCGGTCGAGCAACTTTATTACGAGAGCGAGTTTTTCTGTGTCCAGCGCCAGCCCGACACCGAAGGAAGCCCGTTTCCGGTGCAGATTGTGGACAATGTGATTCCCTGGATTGGCGGCGGTGATAGGTCTGGTATGAGCGGTGAGGAGCAAAAGACGGTTCTCGAAACGCGGAAAATCCTCGGGCTTGCGGATTTGAAAATCAACTCAACCTGTGTCCGGGTGCCGATTACGGTCGGGCACAGCCTTGCGGTTACCTGCCGGTTTGAGAATAAGGTAAACCGGGAAAGGGCGCTGGAACTGCTTAAGAAGGCGCCCGGTGTCGTGTTAAAAGAGGGTATAGAACCGCTTACACCGCTTCACTGTCGCGGTAAAAACGAGGTGTTTGTCAGTCGGGTGCGGCAGGGCGCAAACGAGAATGACTTAAACCTCTGGATTGTTGCCGACAACCTGTACAAGGGTGCGGCGACCAATGCCCTGCAGATTGCCGAACTTTTGTTTAAATCTTAA
- a CDS encoding T9SS type A sorting domain-containing protein, translating into MKSFLFCFLTILLVPGAIFAQAEFDQFIPEHGWRNQFPPGTTFAESLHTYDVRHYRLDFDLPMSDASYRCFERVTIKSNVSSLDTFSLDFAGLVCDSVKRGPVALTFSTPPERLLIQLDSPLALGESTAIDIFFHREASAPQRGFFFARPPTVLYAHAMTCGCPRDNHYWFACWDWPSDKAERGCEINITVPDTFQACANGLLDSITSAPGGKKTYWWRHTYPIATYLMTFSASRFAFWDTVVVCPNGDTVPLMYFMWPRDSAATRTGYRLVPDMMLYFSDTSRFGPYPFERYGMVPGYYGFPWGGMEHQTQVMIHTSYIGGGEATICHELAHMWWGDMVTHIGYADVWLNEGFASWAECLYMGHLNGRNYFQNYIAVKARQYFTQHRSRDFPIYNPPWSEIYNYGIVYCKGSWILRMLQFLTGDTTWQTPGILFRALRVYADSFKYGTVSTADFQRIVEQVTGIDFDTFFNEWVYDRGYPKFHLYWTKRAQADSYQVVINLYQRNDTNSAPLFHIPLPIRFNCVGESVLATLDVQDTLVVDTFVLAQEPLSITPDPDNWILDSCYVTPVGLEEEAGVAVRLQGVQPNPARARVRFILNRAGTTPIEIYDHTGRLVVKVQPGRETVEWNGVDQKGNQVPAGVYFARLGREEVLPVRFVLLR; encoded by the coding sequence ATGAAAAGTTTTCTTTTCTGTTTTCTAACTATTTTGCTCGTGCCGGGCGCAATTTTTGCCCAAGCCGAGTTTGACCAATTTATACCCGAGCACGGCTGGCGAAACCAGTTTCCACCTGGTACAACTTTTGCCGAGTCGCTGCACACTTACGATGTCCGGCATTACCGGCTTGACTTTGACCTGCCGATGAGTGATGCCAGTTACCGTTGTTTTGAACGGGTGACAATAAAAAGCAATGTTTCGTCCCTTGACACTTTCAGTCTGGACTTTGCCGGGTTGGTTTGCGATTCGGTGAAAAGGGGTCCGGTGGCGTTAACTTTTTCCACCCCGCCGGAACGGCTTTTAATTCAACTTGATAGCCCCTTGGCGCTCGGTGAGTCCACGGCGATTGACATTTTTTTCCATCGGGAAGCGAGCGCACCACAGCGGGGTTTTTTCTTTGCGCGGCCGCCCACGGTGCTTTATGCCCATGCGATGACCTGTGGCTGTCCTCGTGACAACCATTACTGGTTTGCCTGCTGGGACTGGCCCAGCGATAAGGCGGAGCGGGGTTGTGAAATCAATATCACGGTGCCGGACACCTTTCAGGCATGTGCCAACGGGCTGCTTGATTCAATAACCAGTGCCCCGGGTGGGAAAAAGACCTACTGGTGGCGTCACACCTATCCCATCGCTACATATCTGATGACCTTTTCCGCTTCAAGGTTCGCCTTTTGGGATACGGTGGTTGTCTGTCCGAATGGTGACACCGTTCCTTTAATGTACTTTATGTGGCCCCGGGATTCGGCGGCAACCCGCACCGGTTATCGGCTGGTGCCGGATATGATGCTCTATTTCAGCGATACCAGTCGGTTTGGTCCTTATCCGTTTGAGCGGTATGGCATGGTGCCGGGGTATTATGGGTTTCCCTGGGGTGGAATGGAGCATCAGACCCAGGTGATGATTCACACCAGTTATATTGGTGGTGGTGAGGCGACCATCTGTCATGAACTTGCCCATATGTGGTGGGGCGATATGGTTACCCATATCGGTTATGCTGATGTCTGGCTCAATGAAGGGTTTGCCTCCTGGGCAGAGTGTTTATATATGGGGCACCTGAACGGAAGGAATTACTTCCAGAATTACATTGCGGTTAAGGCGCGGCAGTACTTCACCCAGCACCGCAGCCGGGACTTTCCGATTTACAATCCGCCCTGGAGTGAAATCTACAACTACGGGATTGTTTACTGTAAGGGCTCCTGGATATTGCGGATGCTGCAGTTTCTTACCGGTGATACCACCTGGCAAACGCCCGGGATACTGTTTCGGGCGCTGCGGGTTTATGCTGACTCATTTAAGTACGGCACGGTGTCAACCGCCGATTTCCAGCGGATTGTGGAACAGGTTACCGGCATTGACTTCGACACCTTTTTCAACGAGTGGGTTTATGACCGGGGCTATCCGAAATTTCATTTATACTGGACAAAAAGGGCGCAGGCAGACTCGTATCAGGTGGTGATTAACCTTTATCAGCGCAATGACACCAACTCGGCACCGCTGTTCCACATTCCGCTGCCCATCAGGTTTAACTGCGTCGGGGAAAGCGTGCTGGCGACACTGGATGTTCAGGACACACTGGTCGTTGACACATTTGTGCTGGCACAGGAGCCATTGAGCATCACCCCGGACCCGGACAACTGGATTTTAGACAGTTGCTATGTGACGCCGGTTGGATTAGAGGAAGAGGCAGGGGTTGCAGTTCGGCTCCAGGGTGTCCAGCCCAATCCGGCACGAGCCCGGGTACGGTTTATTTTGAACCGGGCAGGCACGACACCCATTGAGATTTACGACCACACAGGCCGTTTGGTGGTGAAGGTTCAACCGGGCAGAGAAACAGTGGAATGGAACGGTGTTGACCAAAAGGGGAATCAGGTACCCGCCGGGGTTTACTTTGCCCGTTTGGGCAGAGAAGAGGTACTACCGGTGCGGTTTGTTCTTTTAAGATAA